The sequence ATTCTTTCAAGGTCCAAACAAAATGCAAGTATTATGGTGACAGAAAATAACAAAAGATACGCAAACTGTTGTTAAGAATAAATAGAATAATTTATTCGTAGCTTATTAATTCTACATTGATACATAAAAACTACATACAAAAGAGCCATATATTTAGAAATGCTGTCACATAGCATCGTACACTTTAACTCCAGCAATCGTTCGTTTCAATCAATTCGTACTATTCTCACTACATTCGTTTTCGCTTGTGCTGAAGTGTTTTCCAATTATTTTTACATATACAAACACAGTATCGTGGTGAGTATCACTGGTAAAGTTCTCGCTTGCTTCCGTTTTACACAAATAATATGAGCCGTCAATAAATAATATTCGCACGTGCAAGAGTTCAGTACCTTCCGCGAACTTGCTGTAACCAGTCTAGGTAGTGAGCAACTTTGACGTACACTCCGGGTACGTTTGCCTTACCACATCCAATTCCCCAGGAAACAACACCGACTACTTGCCAGCTACCGTTGCGTTCACATACGAGGGGACCTCCACCGTCACCCTTACATGCATCCTTACCCTCCTCTCCACCGGCACAGATGAATCCGGGATGAAGTTTATACTGATAACCGAGACGTGTTTGGCGCAGTTGGTTTTGACACTGGTTATCATTTACAATCGGTACGTCGACTTCCTTAAGAATGTTTTGATACTTTCCATAGTCTCCAAAGGCATCCTTACCCCATCCGGTGGTCCAACAACGCTGACCAGAGAAATCTGTGTACCGGTCGGGCAAACAGGCAGGCGAAATGTGCGGTGTGTTGGAGAAGTCTACTGGAGAATCCATTTTCAGAACAGCCAGATCGTTATCAAGCGTACCAGCGTAATATTCCGGATGGACTTGGACCGATATAACATCACGTTCTATGTACGGGTAAAATTCCACATCATGATTGACGTCCCATTCGCCTAGACGAACACGGAGATCGAAACCGCTATATCTGTATGACGTAAAGTTCGacattagtaaaaaaaacgTCTCTTGGCCCTAATTGAAAAACTTACGTCTTGACACAGTGAGCGGCAGTTATGATGAACTGGTTATCGATCAGTGTACCTCCGCAGACATACACAGATTCCTTTGGATCTTTCTTCAGGATAGCTACCTGCCACGGATATTCACCGAACTCACTGTCTCCATCGACGTACACCGGATTCTTAATGCGACCGTTAATACCCTGGGCATTCCGAATTCCACACTGACCTAGATTACCATGGGTAGGTGGTTGGCGGTAAGCTGGTCGACGACAGCAAACACTTCGTTGAGGACACTGCTGTGGCCGTGGTCCATAGTAAGCTTGTCTCTGTTTTTTGGAAGATGAAAATAAGATTAAATATGAGTTTAAAGAAGAACTGGTTTCGTGCTCCACTGCAAATAACTGATTACCTTATCAGCTGTAAATGACTTTTCTTGTACCCCGACCTGTTCAGTTAGCGTCTTCTCGGCTTCGCTTTCTGCAACCGGTTCCTCCGGTTCCAACTGATCCGGAACGGTTACGTCAGTTGAACGGCGACTACGCGGGAAACTAACGATGTTGCTACCTTTGGAATGTCCTGGTGCCGGAGTTGGAATGGTCTGAGTGGGTGGAAGTCTTTCGTTACTATTCTGATAGTTTTGATACTGTCTAGCATAATCTACTCTATTCTGATTCAAGGAGTCAGGTTGGTTTTGGGGATATACCGATTGGTATTAAAAAGTTCTTAAATAATTAAATTACTgatatttcaaaataaactacacaggctagaatgaatgaaacgtGTCAATTACTAAGTAGGTGAGGCGAGAATGCAATGTCGTCCCTGCACCAAAGCCGTCGTTCGAGCACGAGAAAGACAAGCAAAAGTCATGGATTTTCACTTAAATACTCGCTGATACCAATCATTTTAGtaaacttaaattttaatttatttgtgattatttcactctgaaaattttatcgtaaaatgctgatcatatttgcgataacatggagaaaaaattatattgttgggttaagtacaacaagagatattcacgattaagttctacccattcttccgtaGGGTGAATTTTgggaaggcgccccatagtaaagtaagtcgaagTTCACGaccaaaaaataatcaattttgcgATATTAAcctacgtaaaaaaaatttggtgtTATAGAGCTGCAGCGTTCAAAATTTTAGGTAGTTCAGTTTCCTTCACACATTGAAACCATCACATGGATGTCCGTACGATGTGATTCAAGTTCCTTCCGAATTATAGTGTCAGATCAAATTAGGTGTtagaattgaaaaaatatttgaattcgtTTTCTCCATCTTGTTAGAAAAAGTCCGGAGAAACAGGAACTAGCATGACCTTGCACTCAATTGATTTAAGGatattcaataaatattttaagctGATTGAAGCATCTGCTAGGGATTCTTTCAAGGTCCAAACAAAATGCAAGTATTATGGTGACAGAAAATAACAAAAGATACGCAAACTGTTGTTAAGAATAAATAGAATAATTTATTCGTAGCTTATTAATTCTACATTGATACATAAAAACTACATACAAAAGAGCCATATATTTAGAAATGCTGTCACATAGCATCGTACACTTTAACTCCAGCAATCGTTCGTTTCAATCAATTCGTACTATTCTCACTACATTCGTT comes from Malaya genurostris strain Urasoe2022 chromosome 3, Malgen_1.1, whole genome shotgun sequence and encodes:
- the LOC131434273 gene encoding phenoloxidase-activating factor 2-like; amino-acid sequence: QSVYPQNQPDSLNQNRVDYARQYQNYQNSNERLPPTQTIPTPAPGHSKGSNIVSFPRSRRSTDVTVPDQLEPEEPVAESEAEKTLTEQVGVQEKSFTADKRQAYYGPRPQQCPQRSVCCRRPAYRQPPTHGNLGQCGIRNAQGINGRIKNPVYVDGDSEFGEYPWQVAILKKDPKESVYVCGGTLIDNQFIITAAHCVKTYSGFDLRVRLGEWDVNHDVEFYPYIERDVISVQVHPEYYAGTLDNDLAVLKMDSPVDFSNTPHISPACLPDRYTDFSGQRCWTTGWGKDAFGDYGKYQNILKEVDVPIVNDNQCQNQLRQTRLGYQYKLHPGFICAGGEEGKDACKGDGGGPLVCERNGSWQVVGVVSWGIGCGKANVPGVYVKVAHYLDWLQQVRGRY